One genomic region from Drosophila busckii strain San Diego stock center, stock number 13000-0081.31 chromosome 3R, ASM1175060v1, whole genome shotgun sequence encodes:
- the LOC108604333 gene encoding pre-mRNA-processing factor 39 isoform X2 — protein MASEQDQNVGMENSTRRTRSGRTTAVVTTQSITPSRTTRRTSKRQAQLSDQEEEHYLPHTTMVHAEEEQQSSQIVLPNNEEVQYDELEDVEMSGTAETTGGVDEKSSSFPFSAVAEQHSETSDDVKVNRTEDTSLLASLAGDNANSLPSVGGNDESNPSKRADFETNGVDSLQMLDCKPILSESSSEPAIAESLGDDLDTSNATIVNTEIISEDELPPVSKPEINDAEEVSDEELPAPRRAELPADAEVISEDELPSNNNNNNVSESKTSVKRKADRDSAKPVVEQLISSESSSISEAAEKYDPMSPTTESNDAAPVEKRARVDEEADHKDKEKESKRDKERDKDKDKEKEKDRKRLPDLEKYWRVVKEDVTDFTGWTYLLQYVDSESDADAAREAYDTFLSHYPYCYGYWRKYADYEKRKGIKDNCYKVFERGLEAIPLSVDLWIHYLMHIKAQDGDDEQFIRSQYERAVKACGLEFRSDKLWDAYIRWENESKRYHRVVQIYDRLLAIPTQGYNGHFDNFQDVINQHAITATIGQEEMVRLRKDWHERQLTKSSKSSSTSSSKSRRDSGSSSSKEREREKDSGTGAAAAGGKSPKDTSETQVDETANDLNTSDSTKMTQSQLDYSDFSMLSEEEIAAIKDKAISARRKVHKLTVNAVTARWSYEEGIKRPYFHVKPLERAQLKNWKDYLEFEIEKGDRERILVLFERCLIACALYDDFWLKMLRYLESLEQSVEVLGITRGVYRRACRIHHPDKPSLHLMWAAFEECQLNFDSAAEILTRIEQRCPHLLQVAYRRINVERRRGALDKCRELYQHYIEHSKNKGIAGSLAIKYARFLNKICHDLDAGMLVLQQALERDPANTRVALQMIDLCLQRSEVNDEEVVQIMDKFMARADIEPDQKVLFAQRKVEFLEDFGSTARGLQDAQRALQTTLSKASEAQKKTNDSSPTRKSSAGGKDGGGTAAAASNNSAAAGPAYNNGGPTAAAAAANYNYNSANSSGAYYGQQSSGGAYAPQQQPTTQGYDSYYNQWGGYPSTGSTSTGAGYNYGQWSGYGNYY, from the exons atggcGTCGGAGCAAGACCAAAACGTTGGAATGGAAAATtcaa CGCGGCGCACACGTTCCGGACGAACGACGGCGGTTGTCACAACGCAGTCCATAACGCCATCTAGAACAACACGTCGCACATCGAAGAGGCAAGCGCAG ttgAGTGATCAGGAAGAAGAGCACTATCTCCCACATACCACTATGGTGCACGcagaggaggagcagcagtcAAGCCAAATTGTTTTGCCTAACAATGAGGAAGTACAATACGATGAGCTGGAGGATGTAGAAATGTCGGGCACCGCCGAAACCACTGGCGGCGTGGACGAAAAGAGCTCCTCGTTTCCCTTTAGTGCTGTGGCAGAACAACACTCTGAAACAAGCGATGATGTCAAAGTAAATCGCACAGAAGATACATCGTTGCTGGCTTCTTTGGCTGGCGACAATGCCAACAGTTTGCCGTCTGTTGGTGGCAACGATGAGAGTAATCCAAGCAAAAGAGCAGACTTTGAAACAAATGGCGTCGATTCATTACAAATGCTTGATTGCAAGCCAATTCTCTCGGAATCCAGCTCGGAGCCAGCTATAGCTGAAAGCCTAGGCGACGATCTTGACACTAGTAATGCCACAATTGTCAATACTGAAATTATTTCAGAGGATGAATTACCTCCGGTAAGCAAACCGGAGATAAATGATGCTGAAGAAGTATCTGATGAGGAGTTGCCTGCGCCAAGACGTGCCGAATTGCCTGCCGACGCGGAGGTTATATCTGAGGATGAACTTCCgtcaaacaacaataataacaatgtgAGCGAGTCGAAGACTAGTGTCAAGCGGAAGGCAGACAGAGATTCTGCTAAGCCGGTGGTAGAACAACTCATCAGCAGCGAGTCAAGCTCTATAAGCGAGGCGGCCGAGAAGTATGATCCCATGAGTCCCACTACAGAGAGCAATGATGCGGCGCCGGTGGAGAAACGCGCACGAGTAGATGAAG AAGCTGATCACAAAGACAAGGAAAAAGAGAGTAAAAGGGATAAAGAGCGCGATAAAGATAAGGATAAGGAAAAAGAGAAAGATCGCAAACGGCTGCCTGATTTAGAAAAATATTGGCGCGTTGTAAAAGAGGACGTCACTGATTTTACTGGTTGGACCTATTTGCTGCAATATGTGGATAGCGAG TCCGATGCGGATGCAGCACGCGAGGCCTACGACACATTCCTGTCACATTATCCCTATTGCTATGGCTATTGGCGAAAATATGCCGACTATGAGAAGCGTAAGGGCATCAAGGATAATTGCTATAAG GTATTTGAGCGTGGACTAGAAGCTATACCACTATCAGTTGATCTATGGATACATTATCTAATGCACATTAAAGCACAAGATGGCGATGATGAGCAATTCATACGTAGTCAGTACGAGCGTGCAGTAAAAGCTTGTGGACTAGAGTTTCGCTCCGATAAGCTCTGGGATGCTTATATACGCTGGGAGAATGAATCTAAACGGTATCACCGTGTGGTTCAGATATATGATAGACTGTTGGCTATACCCACTCAAGGCTATAATGGACACTTTGACAA CTTTCAAGATGTTATCAATCAGCATGCAATTACCGCTACAATTGGCCAAGAGGAGATGGTGCGTCTGCGAAAGGATTGGCATGAGCGTCAGCTAACTAAATCTTCAAAGTCATCGTCGACATCCTCATCGAAGAGTCGCCgtgacagcggcagcagcagttccaaGGAACGTGAACGCGAAAAAGATAGCGGAACAGGTGCTGCAGCCGCTGGTGGTAAGTCACCCAAAGATACTAGTGAAACTCAAGTCGATGAAACAGCCAACGATCTAAACACAAGTGATTCTACGAAGATGACGCAATCGCAGCTTGACTACAGTGACTTTAGTATGCTAAGTGAAGAGGAAATAGCCGCCATCAAGGACAAGGCTATTTCGGCGCGTCGTAAAGTGCACAAGTTGACAGTAAACGCAGTGACTGCACGCTGGTCCTACGAGGAGGGCATAAAGCGTCCCTACTTTCATGTGAAGCCCTTAGAGCGCGCGCAGCTTAAAAACTGGAAAGACTATTTGGAGTTTGAAATAGAGAAGGGCGATCGCGAGCGTATTTTGGTGTTGTTTGAGCGTTGTCTCATTGCCTGCGCCTTATATGACGACTTCTGGCTAAAGATGCTGCGCTATCTGGAATCGTTAGAGCAAAGCGTAGAGGTATTGGGTATAACACGTGGTGTTTATAGACGCGCCTGTCGCATACATCACCCAGACAAGCCCAGCTTACATCTCATGTGGGCTGCCTTTGAGGAATGCCAGCTTAACTTTGATTCTGCGGCCGAGATCTTGACGCGCATTGAGCAGCGTTGTCCACATCTACTGCAAGTTGCCTATCGTCGCATCAATGTGGAGCGTCGTCGTGGTGCCTTAGACAAATGCCGCGAGCTCTATCAGCACTATATTGAGCACAGCAAGAACAAAGGCATAGCAGGTAGTctagcaattaaatatgcgCGTTTCTTAAACAAAATCTGCCATGATTTGGACGCTGGTATGCTAGtgctgcagcaggcgctgGAGCGCGATCCGGCCAACACACGCGTTGCTCTGCAAATGATTGATCTGTGCCTGCAAAGATCAGAGGTCAACGATGAGGAAGTAGTCCAGATTATGGACAAATTTATGGCACGTGCTGACATTGAACCCGATCAAAAGGTGCTCTTTGCACAGCGTAAAGTAGAATTTTTGGAGGACTTTGGCAGCACGGCTAGAGGTTTGCAGGATGCGCAACGTGCGCTGCAGACAACGCTGAGCAAGGCTAGCgaggcacaaaaaaaaac CAACGACAGTAGTCCTACTCGCAAGAGTTCAGCTGGCGGTAAGGATGGCGGCGGCACCGCTGCTGCCGCGTCTAATAACTCAGCTGCCGCAGGCCCAGCGTATAATAATGGTGgaccaacagcagctgcagcggctgccaactacaactacaactctGCCAACTCCAGTGGTGCATACTATGGCCAACAGAGTAGTGGCGGCGCCTatgcgccacagcagcaaccgaCAACGCAAGGCTATGACTCCTACTACAATCAATGGGGTGGTTATCCCAGCACAGGCAGCACCAGCACAGGCGCTGGCTATAACTATGGTCAATGGAGCGGCTATGGCAATTACTATTAG
- the LOC108604333 gene encoding pre-mRNA-processing factor 39 isoform X1 encodes MASEQDQNVGMENSTRRTRSGRTTAVVTTQSITPSRTTRRTSKRQAQLSDQEEEHYLPHTTMVHAEEEQQSSQIVLPNNEEVQYDELEDVEMSGTAETTGGVDEKSSSFPFSAVAEQHSETSDDVKVNRTEDTSLLASLAGDNANSLPSVGGNDESNPSKRADFETNGVDSLQMLDCKPILSESSSEPAIAESLGDDLDTSNATIVNTEIISEDELPPVSKPEINDAEEVSDEELPAPRRAELPADAEVISEDELPSNNNNNNVSESKTSVKRKADRDSAKPVVEQLISSESSSISEAAEKYDPMSPTTESNDAAPVEKRARVDEAEADHKDKEKESKRDKERDKDKDKEKEKDRKRLPDLEKYWRVVKEDVTDFTGWTYLLQYVDSESDADAAREAYDTFLSHYPYCYGYWRKYADYEKRKGIKDNCYKVFERGLEAIPLSVDLWIHYLMHIKAQDGDDEQFIRSQYERAVKACGLEFRSDKLWDAYIRWENESKRYHRVVQIYDRLLAIPTQGYNGHFDNFQDVINQHAITATIGQEEMVRLRKDWHERQLTKSSKSSSTSSSKSRRDSGSSSSKEREREKDSGTGAAAAGGKSPKDTSETQVDETANDLNTSDSTKMTQSQLDYSDFSMLSEEEIAAIKDKAISARRKVHKLTVNAVTARWSYEEGIKRPYFHVKPLERAQLKNWKDYLEFEIEKGDRERILVLFERCLIACALYDDFWLKMLRYLESLEQSVEVLGITRGVYRRACRIHHPDKPSLHLMWAAFEECQLNFDSAAEILTRIEQRCPHLLQVAYRRINVERRRGALDKCRELYQHYIEHSKNKGIAGSLAIKYARFLNKICHDLDAGMLVLQQALERDPANTRVALQMIDLCLQRSEVNDEEVVQIMDKFMARADIEPDQKVLFAQRKVEFLEDFGSTARGLQDAQRALQTTLSKASEAQKKTNDSSPTRKSSAGGKDGGGTAAAASNNSAAAGPAYNNGGPTAAAAAANYNYNSANSSGAYYGQQSSGGAYAPQQQPTTQGYDSYYNQWGGYPSTGSTSTGAGYNYGQWSGYGNYY; translated from the exons atggcGTCGGAGCAAGACCAAAACGTTGGAATGGAAAATtcaa CGCGGCGCACACGTTCCGGACGAACGACGGCGGTTGTCACAACGCAGTCCATAACGCCATCTAGAACAACACGTCGCACATCGAAGAGGCAAGCGCAG ttgAGTGATCAGGAAGAAGAGCACTATCTCCCACATACCACTATGGTGCACGcagaggaggagcagcagtcAAGCCAAATTGTTTTGCCTAACAATGAGGAAGTACAATACGATGAGCTGGAGGATGTAGAAATGTCGGGCACCGCCGAAACCACTGGCGGCGTGGACGAAAAGAGCTCCTCGTTTCCCTTTAGTGCTGTGGCAGAACAACACTCTGAAACAAGCGATGATGTCAAAGTAAATCGCACAGAAGATACATCGTTGCTGGCTTCTTTGGCTGGCGACAATGCCAACAGTTTGCCGTCTGTTGGTGGCAACGATGAGAGTAATCCAAGCAAAAGAGCAGACTTTGAAACAAATGGCGTCGATTCATTACAAATGCTTGATTGCAAGCCAATTCTCTCGGAATCCAGCTCGGAGCCAGCTATAGCTGAAAGCCTAGGCGACGATCTTGACACTAGTAATGCCACAATTGTCAATACTGAAATTATTTCAGAGGATGAATTACCTCCGGTAAGCAAACCGGAGATAAATGATGCTGAAGAAGTATCTGATGAGGAGTTGCCTGCGCCAAGACGTGCCGAATTGCCTGCCGACGCGGAGGTTATATCTGAGGATGAACTTCCgtcaaacaacaataataacaatgtgAGCGAGTCGAAGACTAGTGTCAAGCGGAAGGCAGACAGAGATTCTGCTAAGCCGGTGGTAGAACAACTCATCAGCAGCGAGTCAAGCTCTATAAGCGAGGCGGCCGAGAAGTATGATCCCATGAGTCCCACTACAGAGAGCAATGATGCGGCGCCGGTGGAGAAACGCGCACGAGTAGATGAAG CAGAAGCTGATCACAAAGACAAGGAAAAAGAGAGTAAAAGGGATAAAGAGCGCGATAAAGATAAGGATAAGGAAAAAGAGAAAGATCGCAAACGGCTGCCTGATTTAGAAAAATATTGGCGCGTTGTAAAAGAGGACGTCACTGATTTTACTGGTTGGACCTATTTGCTGCAATATGTGGATAGCGAG TCCGATGCGGATGCAGCACGCGAGGCCTACGACACATTCCTGTCACATTATCCCTATTGCTATGGCTATTGGCGAAAATATGCCGACTATGAGAAGCGTAAGGGCATCAAGGATAATTGCTATAAG GTATTTGAGCGTGGACTAGAAGCTATACCACTATCAGTTGATCTATGGATACATTATCTAATGCACATTAAAGCACAAGATGGCGATGATGAGCAATTCATACGTAGTCAGTACGAGCGTGCAGTAAAAGCTTGTGGACTAGAGTTTCGCTCCGATAAGCTCTGGGATGCTTATATACGCTGGGAGAATGAATCTAAACGGTATCACCGTGTGGTTCAGATATATGATAGACTGTTGGCTATACCCACTCAAGGCTATAATGGACACTTTGACAA CTTTCAAGATGTTATCAATCAGCATGCAATTACCGCTACAATTGGCCAAGAGGAGATGGTGCGTCTGCGAAAGGATTGGCATGAGCGTCAGCTAACTAAATCTTCAAAGTCATCGTCGACATCCTCATCGAAGAGTCGCCgtgacagcggcagcagcagttccaaGGAACGTGAACGCGAAAAAGATAGCGGAACAGGTGCTGCAGCCGCTGGTGGTAAGTCACCCAAAGATACTAGTGAAACTCAAGTCGATGAAACAGCCAACGATCTAAACACAAGTGATTCTACGAAGATGACGCAATCGCAGCTTGACTACAGTGACTTTAGTATGCTAAGTGAAGAGGAAATAGCCGCCATCAAGGACAAGGCTATTTCGGCGCGTCGTAAAGTGCACAAGTTGACAGTAAACGCAGTGACTGCACGCTGGTCCTACGAGGAGGGCATAAAGCGTCCCTACTTTCATGTGAAGCCCTTAGAGCGCGCGCAGCTTAAAAACTGGAAAGACTATTTGGAGTTTGAAATAGAGAAGGGCGATCGCGAGCGTATTTTGGTGTTGTTTGAGCGTTGTCTCATTGCCTGCGCCTTATATGACGACTTCTGGCTAAAGATGCTGCGCTATCTGGAATCGTTAGAGCAAAGCGTAGAGGTATTGGGTATAACACGTGGTGTTTATAGACGCGCCTGTCGCATACATCACCCAGACAAGCCCAGCTTACATCTCATGTGGGCTGCCTTTGAGGAATGCCAGCTTAACTTTGATTCTGCGGCCGAGATCTTGACGCGCATTGAGCAGCGTTGTCCACATCTACTGCAAGTTGCCTATCGTCGCATCAATGTGGAGCGTCGTCGTGGTGCCTTAGACAAATGCCGCGAGCTCTATCAGCACTATATTGAGCACAGCAAGAACAAAGGCATAGCAGGTAGTctagcaattaaatatgcgCGTTTCTTAAACAAAATCTGCCATGATTTGGACGCTGGTATGCTAGtgctgcagcaggcgctgGAGCGCGATCCGGCCAACACACGCGTTGCTCTGCAAATGATTGATCTGTGCCTGCAAAGATCAGAGGTCAACGATGAGGAAGTAGTCCAGATTATGGACAAATTTATGGCACGTGCTGACATTGAACCCGATCAAAAGGTGCTCTTTGCACAGCGTAAAGTAGAATTTTTGGAGGACTTTGGCAGCACGGCTAGAGGTTTGCAGGATGCGCAACGTGCGCTGCAGACAACGCTGAGCAAGGCTAGCgaggcacaaaaaaaaac CAACGACAGTAGTCCTACTCGCAAGAGTTCAGCTGGCGGTAAGGATGGCGGCGGCACCGCTGCTGCCGCGTCTAATAACTCAGCTGCCGCAGGCCCAGCGTATAATAATGGTGgaccaacagcagctgcagcggctgccaactacaactacaactctGCCAACTCCAGTGGTGCATACTATGGCCAACAGAGTAGTGGCGGCGCCTatgcgccacagcagcaaccgaCAACGCAAGGCTATGACTCCTACTACAATCAATGGGGTGGTTATCCCAGCACAGGCAGCACCAGCACAGGCGCTGGCTATAACTATGGTCAATGGAGCGGCTATGGCAATTACTATTAG
- the LOC108602171 gene encoding putative polypeptide N-acetylgalactosaminyltransferase 13, which translates to MFGGLQRQLRYCLLAVVSFLALQFLLVLLLMHYGLFEDTLTKRLTLNHEQLSLDLELGWRDFVALTPKRTKDLYQYNQNLSDKYGPLRALPTVQHDSCNKRTYTLPHASRARISVIISYYNEARSVLLRTLVSLIKRTPEDYLHELVVIDDYSDDELLLQSLNEILGHIYATRGQLTFVFKRNLHRKGLIQSRNDGAQAATGNYLFFLDSHCEVNEGWLEPLLDRLIQNPQMAVSPLLDAIDPASLEYTSGNALLKGGFDWSLHFHWLPRVLEKQESEAQEYRSPSFSGGVFMISRDWFLKLRGFNTQLQTWGGESIELAVKLWLCGGQIEIVPCSRIGHIFRPRHAFEFPSQLDAALDTAQATYLRNSKIIAESWLDEYKYLFYALKPAAKQIPLNLADQLHNVEQLKQELQCKPFAWFLRYVCPELKLQHAEFSAVGTLRNGERCLHVAQIFPELQLLLVSCYQQDLTQWRLHRESGQLSTESKRCLGVVLQLPLKPRLTLEPCMSTSGATEHDWAHSQRWLRRKTQLLHASSQLCVDNPIIDRVELSTCRPFAISQAFHFSLEIEAQR; encoded by the exons ATGTTTGGCGGTCTTCAGCGCCAGCTGCGCTATTGCTTGCTAGCCGTTGTGAGTTTTCTAgcgctgcaatttttattagtatTGCTGCTAATGCATTATGGCCTGTTTGAAGACACGTTGACTAAGCGC CTCACCTTAAATCATGAACAACTAAGCTTGGATCTGGAATTGGGCTGGCGTGATTTTGTTGCGCTCACGCCAAAGCGTACCAAAGACTTGTATCAATATAATCAGAATTTAAGTGACAAGTATGGGCCGCTGCGTGCACTGCCAACAGTGCAACATGACAGCTGCAACAAGCGGACTTACACACTGCCACATGCCTCACGCGCACGCATCAGCGTCATCATTAGCTACTACAACGAGGCGCGCTCTGTGCTGCTGCGTACCCTCGTCTCGTTGATCAAGCGCACGCCAGAGGACTATCTGCATGAGCTGGTTGTCATAGACGACTACAGTGATGATG agttgctgctgcagagtCTAAATGAGATCCTAGGTCACATTTATGCTACACGGGGTCAGCTGACCTTTGTGTTCAAGCGCAATCTACATCGTAAGGGTCTCATACAGTCACGCAACGATGGTGCCCAGGCAGCCACTGGCAACTATCTGTTCTTTCTGGACAGTCACTGTGAGGTTAACGAAGGCTGGCTGGAGCCGCTGCTGGACAGGCTAATTCAAAATCCACAGATGGCGGTGAGTCCGCTTCTGGATGCCATTGATCCAGCTAGCTTGGAGTATACTTCGGGAAATGCGCTGCTTAAGGGCGGCTTCGATTGGAGTTTACACTTTCATTGGCTGCCCCGAGTGCTGGAGAAGCAAGAGTCCGAGGCGCAAGAGTATCGCAGTCCCAGCTTCAGCGGCGGCGTCTTCATGATCTCACGCGATTGGTTTCTTAAGCTGCGTGGCTTTAATACACAGCTGCAG aCTTGGGGCGGCGAGTCCATAGAGCTGGCCGTTAAACTGTGGCTTTGTGGCGGACAAATTGAGATCGTGCCCTGCAGCCGTATTGGTCATATATTTCGCCCGCGCCATGCCTTTGAGTTTCCCTCGCAGTTGGACGCAGCGCTGGACACAGCGCAGGCAACATATTTGCG CAATTCAAAAATCATAGCCGAGTCCTGGCTGGAcgagtataaatatttattctatgcCCTCAAGCCGGCGGCCAAGCAAATTCCATTGAATCTCGCTGACCAACTGCACAATGTGGAGCAGCTGAAGCAAGAGCTGCAGTGTAAGCCTTTCGCTTGGTTTTTGCGTTATGTGTGCCCTGAACTCAA ATTACAGCACGCGGAGTTTAGCGCTGTGGGCACACTTCGAAATGGTGAGCGTTGTCTGCATGTGGCACAAATCTTTCccgagctgcagctgttgcttgtcAGCTGCTATCAGCAGGACTTGACGCAGTGGCGCCTGCATCGTGAAAGCGGCCAGCTAAGCACCGAGTCAAAACGTTGCCTGGGCgttgtgctgcagctgccgctgaaGCCGCGTCTCACCCTGGAGCCTTGCATGAGCACAAGTGGCGCCACAGAGCACGATTGGGCGCATTCACAACGCTGGCTGCGGCGGaagacgcagctgctgcatgcgAGCTCACAATTGTGCGTCGATAATCCTATCATTGATCGTGTGGAGCTGAGCACCTGTCGTCCATTTGCAATCTCTCAAGCATTTCACTTTTCGTTGGAAATTGAAGCTCAAAGATAA
- the LOC108601976 gene encoding allatostatin-A receptor, which yields MDFNSSISSSNISWLSSNESTVSPATVDWDGIRHTVRWLVPIFFGIIAVTGFFGNLLVILVVMLNKTMHSTTNLLIVNLAAADLMFVIFCVPFTATDYVTQYWPFGTLWCRSVQYLIVVTAYASIYTLVLMSIDRFLAVVHPIRSRMLRTEHITKIAIFMLWTVVLTVSLPVAYSHDVVVEHNNVTNETVALCQFTSNDLLDLDTFQMSFFVSSYLLPLMIISGLYMRMIMRLWHQGSGVRMSKESQRGRKRVTRLVVVVVIAFASLWLPVQLILLLKALDMYEMNTMTKVVLQIMAQTLAYTSSCINPLLYAFLSDNFRKAFYKAINCSSRYQNYTSDLPPPRKTSYGRTSTTGF from the exons ATGGacttcaacagcagcatcagcagcagcaacatcagctggCTAAGCAGCAATGAGAGCACAGTCTCGCCAGCGACTGTAGATTGGGATGGGATTAGACATACAGTGCGCTGGCTGGTGCCCATATTCTTTGGCATTATCGCTGTGACCGGCTTTTTTGGCAACCTGTTGGTTATACTGGTGGTCATGCTGAACAAAACGATGCACTCGACTACGAATTTATTGATTGTTAATCTGGCTGCTGCGGATTTGATGTTCGTTATCTTTTGTGTGCCATTTACTGCCACGGATTATGTCACGCAATATTGGCCCTTTGGCACTCTGTGGTGTCGCAGCGTGCAGTATTTGATTGTGGTTACTGCCTATGCCTCCATTTATACACTCGTGCTAATGTCCATCGACCGTTTTTTGGCTGTGGTGCATCCCATACGATCACGCATGCTGCGCACTGAGCATATTACAAAGATTGCCATCTTTATGCTGTGGACGGTGGTGCTAACGGTGTCCCTACCGGTTGCCTACTCGCACGATGTGGTG GTTGAACATAACAATGTCACAAATGAAACAGTGGCGCTTTGTCAATTTACCAGCAACGATCTGCTTGACTTGGACACCTTTCAAATGAGCTTCTTCGTTAGCTCCTATCTGCTGCCTTTGATGATTATCAGCGGACTATATATGCGCATGATAATGCGCCTCTGGCATCAAGGAAGCGGCGTACGCATGTCCAAGGAATCTCAGCGCGGACGAAAGCGCGTCACgcggcttgttgttgtggtagTCATAGCCTTTGCCTCGCTCTGGCTGCCCGTGCAG TTGATATTACTGCTCAAGGCGCTGGACATGTATGAAATGAACACAATGACAAAGGTTGTACTGCAAATAATGGCACAAACGCTGGCCTAcacaagcagctgcatcaATCCGTTGCTCTATGCCTTTCTCTCTGACAATTTTCGCAAGGCCTTCTACAAG GCCATAAACTGCTCAAGTCGTTACCAGAATTATACATCTGATTTGCCGCCGCCGCGTAAGACTTCTTATGGCCGCACCTCAACTACAGGATTTTAA